A DNA window from Sulfitobacter noctilucicola contains the following coding sequences:
- the modA gene encoding molybdate ABC transporter substrate-binding protein: MTRIAAILTLFFAVFAVSAVAESRVTVFAAASLRGVLQEIAAQGEIDAVFSFGGSGTLARQVSAGAPADAVILANNDWILWLEQQGLITAKDVQPVVRNSLVVIAAAGTPPLTNAQVLPRLLADQRLAMGQRDAVPAGKYARQWLETEGLWETLTGNLAETDNVRTALALVARGQAPFGVVYATDALAEPAVDIVWEVPQTSHDPVLYPGAALTLAGKHFLALLNTPNARTIFATHGFLAVPE, translated from the coding sequence ATGACACGGATTGCTGCCATACTGACCTTGTTTTTCGCCGTCTTTGCCGTTTCGGCAGTGGCCGAGAGCCGCGTCACCGTATTTGCCGCAGCCAGCCTGCGTGGCGTTTTACAAGAAATTGCAGCGCAGGGCGAGATTGATGCAGTCTTTTCCTTTGGTGGATCAGGCACTTTGGCACGGCAGGTGTCCGCAGGTGCGCCGGCGGACGCAGTGATCCTTGCAAATAACGATTGGATTTTGTGGCTGGAACAGCAGGGATTGATCACCGCCAAAGATGTTCAGCCAGTGGTGCGCAACAGTCTTGTGGTCATCGCCGCTGCTGGCACGCCGCCTTTGACAAACGCGCAAGTCCTGCCCCGCCTTTTGGCGGATCAGCGGCTTGCCATGGGACAACGCGATGCAGTGCCTGCTGGTAAATATGCACGGCAGTGGCTCGAAACTGAAGGGTTGTGGGAAACTTTGACAGGCAATCTGGCCGAGACAGACAACGTGCGGACCGCACTTGCCCTTGTCGCGCGCGGTCAGGCACCCTTTGGCGTCGTCTACGCAACGGACGCACTGGCTGAACCTGCCGTCGATATTGTCTGGGAAGTACCCCAAACATCGCACGATCCGGTCCTCTACCCGGGTGCCGCGCTCACCTTGGCAGGTAAACACTTTCTGGCTCTGCTGAATACGCCCAATGCCCGCACGATTTTCGCCACCCACGGTTTCCTCGCGGTGCCTGAATGA
- a CDS encoding NUDIX hydrolase, which yields MTKQPPLSLDGARKGEVRTQFAALCYRIRRGKVQVLVITSRGSKRWIMPKGWPIDGRTPAASAAREAWEEAGVTGKVTDRCLGAYSYGKDVGMDDAMPCIAMLYPVEVKSLAKRYPESGQRRRRWVSRKKAAKMVAEPELARLLLSFDPRPVKQRA from the coding sequence ATGACCAAACAACCGCCACTTTCGCTCGACGGTGCCCGCAAAGGCGAAGTCCGCACGCAATTCGCTGCGCTGTGCTACCGTATCCGTCGCGGCAAAGTGCAGGTACTGGTAATCACCTCACGCGGCTCGAAGCGCTGGATCATGCCTAAGGGTTGGCCGATCGACGGGCGCACGCCTGCAGCCTCCGCAGCGCGGGAAGCATGGGAGGAGGCCGGGGTCACCGGTAAAGTCACCGACCGCTGCCTTGGTGCTTACAGTTATGGGAAGGACGTCGGCATGGATGACGCCATGCCCTGCATCGCGATGCTTTATCCGGTTGAGGTGAAATCGCTCGCCAAAAGGTATCCTGAAAGCGGCCAGCGCCGCCGCCGCTGGGTATCGCGCAAGAAGGCCGCGAAAATGGTCGCGGAGCCCGAACTGGCGCGGCTTTTGCTCAGTTTCGACCCAAGACCCGTTAAACAGCGTGCTTGA
- a CDS encoding DUF1178 family protein: MIQYTLKCDQGHHSDSWFQSAAAYDALEKSGHLSCATCGTTKISKALMAPRVSVSEDKEAKTAPVLRDPGSDVEKAVAELRRKVEETSDYVGDKFVTEARAMHLGEKAERSIYGEARLDQAKELIEEGVPLMPLPFRPKQKLT; encoded by the coding sequence ATGATCCAGTACACGCTCAAATGCGATCAGGGACATCACAGCGACAGCTGGTTCCAATCGGCTGCGGCCTATGATGCGCTGGAGAAATCCGGCCACCTGAGCTGTGCCACCTGCGGCACTACCAAGATCAGCAAGGCCTTGATGGCACCTCGGGTCAGCGTAAGTGAGGACAAGGAAGCCAAGACAGCACCTGTTTTGCGGGATCCTGGCAGTGACGTTGAAAAGGCCGTGGCAGAGCTACGGCGCAAGGTTGAAGAAACGTCCGACTATGTCGGGGACAAATTTGTGACAGAAGCCCGCGCAATGCATCTGGGCGAAAAGGCCGAACGCTCCATTTATGGAGAGGCGCGACTGGATCAGGCGAAAGAATTGATCGAAGAAGGTGTGCCGTTGATGCCACTGCCATTCCGACCCAAACAGAAACTGACCTGA
- a CDS encoding SDR family NAD(P)-dependent oxidoreductase: MTVIITGASRGIGAALADKYKAQGREVLGTGRSVAAQIQLDVTRPASHFEMAQGLAGKPIDLLVCNAGVYLDKGDDLDTGFGADLWAQSFATNVTGVFLSIQALLPNLRLAENPKIAIISSQMASDTLAPGGSYIYRASKAAVLNLGRNLATDLKDEGIAVGIYHPGWVQTDMGGDTAAITTDESADGLIARFDALNLETTGCFETWDGRVHPF, from the coding sequence ATGACCGTTATTATTACCGGTGCCAGCCGTGGCATCGGCGCGGCGCTTGCCGACAAGTACAAAGCACAGGGGCGTGAGGTTCTGGGGACGGGGCGTTCCGTTGCCGCGCAGATTCAGCTTGATGTGACGCGACCCGCCAGCCATTTCGAAATGGCACAGGGGCTCGCTGGCAAACCAATTGACCTGCTGGTGTGCAATGCCGGTGTCTATCTCGACAAAGGCGATGATCTCGATACCGGTTTCGGGGCGGATCTCTGGGCGCAAAGCTTTGCCACAAATGTAACAGGTGTGTTTCTAAGCATTCAGGCTTTGTTGCCCAACCTGCGGTTGGCGGAAAATCCGAAGATCGCCATCATTTCTTCGCAGATGGCCTCTGACACGCTTGCTCCGGGTGGCAGCTATATTTACCGCGCCTCCAAGGCGGCGGTGCTCAATCTGGGGCGTAACCTCGCGACGGACCTTAAGGACGAAGGCATCGCAGTGGGTATCTACCACCCGGGGTGGGTGCAGACCGATATGGGCGGAGACACAGCGGCGATAACCACGGACGAATCCGCAGATGGTCTGATCGCGCGCTTTGACGCCCTAAACCTTGAAACGACAGGCTGTTTCGAGACATGGGACGGACGCGTGCATCCGTTCTAG
- a CDS encoding aspartate kinase, whose protein sequence is MPVLVMKFGGTSVATLDRIRRAAKRVGVEVAKGYDVIVIVSAMSGKTNELVGWVNETSGMYDAREYDAVVSSGENVTAGLMALTLQEMDVPARSWQGWQVPVRTTDAHSAARIEEIPPENIMAKFAEGMKVAVVAGFQGVSPEGRITTLGRGGSDTTAVAFAAAFEAERCDIYTDVDGVYTTDPRVESKARKLDRISFEEMLELASLGAKVLQTRSVELAMRYKVKLRVLSSFEEQSDEAGTLVCDEEEIMESNVVAGVAFSREEAKMTLVSVADRPGIAATIFSALSDAGVNVDMIVQNISEEGRTDMTWSCPVDQVKRAEKAMAEAKSGDVFNFGELLADTDVAKVSVVGIGMRSHTGVAAKMFQVLSNEGINIQVITTSEIKISVLIDRKYMELAVQALHDAFELDKVA, encoded by the coding sequence ATGCCCGTTTTGGTGATGAAATTCGGTGGCACGTCTGTGGCCACGCTGGACCGTATCCGGCGAGCCGCAAAACGCGTGGGCGTCGAAGTGGCCAAAGGCTATGATGTGATTGTCATCGTATCGGCGATGTCGGGCAAAACGAACGAGTTGGTCGGCTGGGTCAACGAGACTTCGGGCATGTATGACGCGCGTGAGTATGACGCTGTTGTATCGTCGGGCGAAAACGTGACCGCCGGTCTGATGGCGCTGACGTTGCAGGAAATGGATGTGCCTGCACGCTCCTGGCAGGGATGGCAGGTGCCCGTGCGCACCACGGATGCCCATTCAGCCGCACGGATCGAAGAAATTCCGCCCGAGAATATCATGGCGAAATTCGCCGAAGGTATGAAGGTGGCTGTTGTCGCAGGTTTTCAGGGTGTCAGCCCCGAGGGGCGCATCACCACACTGGGGCGCGGTGGCTCTGACACGACCGCTGTTGCTTTTGCTGCAGCGTTTGAGGCGGAGCGGTGCGACATCTATACGGATGTAGACGGCGTCTATACCACTGACCCAAGGGTCGAATCCAAAGCGCGCAAGCTTGATCGCATCTCTTTTGAGGAAATGCTGGAACTTGCCTCGCTTGGTGCGAAGGTTTTGCAAACCCGCTCGGTAGAGCTGGCGATGCGGTACAAGGTCAAGCTGCGCGTTTTGTCGAGCTTTGAAGAACAATCGGACGAAGCCGGAACGCTCGTCTGCGATGAGGAGGAAATCATGGAAAGCAATGTAGTCGCAGGGGTGGCCTTTAGTCGTGAAGAGGCGAAGATGACGCTGGTTTCAGTCGCGGACAGGCCCGGTATAGCCGCCACAATCTTTAGTGCGCTGTCCGATGCCGGTGTAAATGTCGATATGATCGTCCAGAACATCTCGGAAGAAGGGCGCACCGACATGACGTGGTCCTGTCCTGTCGATCAGGTCAAACGTGCCGAAAAGGCGATGGCAGAGGCGAAGTCTGGCGATGTATTCAACTTCGGTGAACTCCTTGCGGACACCGATGTGGCAAAGGTGTCCGTGGTCGGCATCGGCATGCGGTCGCACACCGGCGTTGCGGCCAAGATGTTTCAGGTGCTGTCAAACGAGGGCATCAACATTCAGGTTATCACCACGTCAGAGATCAAGATTTCCGTCCTGATTGACCGCAAGTACATGGAGCTTGCCGTTCAGGCGCTGCATGACGCGTTCGAACTGGACAAAGTGGCCTGA
- the ptsP gene encoding phosphoenolpyruvate--protein phosphotransferase, translating to MAERFETESRKLLGRLRDAMAGDDAGQARLNKITHLIATSMGCEVCSIYLFRDDETLELCATEGLKEEAVHETRMRLGEGLVGRVAKQRQVINTPDAPQAPGFRFMPETGEEMYSSFLGVPIQRIGESLGVLVVQSKSQRAYSADEVYALEVVAMVLAEMTELGAFVGEGAAMSARHSQPVLLRGTVGQEGVAEGHVWLHEPRVVVSNPIADDPAREEERLVEAVDELRVSVDQMLTMTVGNKDQQQVLETYRMFANSKGWMRRMIEDIASGLSAEAAVEKEQSLARARMSQSNDAYLRERLSDLDDLSNRLLRILTGQGSDTGAEMPRDPILVARNIGPAELLEYGRQLKGIVLENGSVGSHAAIVARALAIPLVVHAGRITNDALNGDHILVDGEQGIVHLRPDDSVATAFRDKIAMQAAAQERYSSLRDQPAQAKCGNIISLHMNAGLMADLPSLQGSGAEGVGLFRTELQFLVRNKMPRRSELSALYTRVLDAAGDKPVVFRTLDIGSDKVLPYMKPNDEPNPALGWRAIRVGLDKPGVMRMQLQALIRAANGRPLTVMFPFVAQLEEFRAARKEVDKAMAREERLGHVLPSKLTVGAMLETPSLAFAPRQFFEEVEFLSVGGNDLKQFFFAADRENERVRRRYDTLNVSFLTFLEGIVARCNETNTALSFCGEDAGRPVEALCFAAIGFRSLSMRPASIGPVKSLLRRCNLEDVRTVIETAKAQGEMSVRAAVMDYVRAQHHA from the coding sequence ATGGCCGAGCGTTTTGAGACAGAGAGCCGCAAGCTTCTGGGGCGTCTGCGTGATGCGATGGCGGGCGATGACGCAGGTCAGGCACGTCTGAACAAGATTACGCACCTGATCGCGACTTCTATGGGTTGTGAAGTTTGCTCCATCTATCTGTTTCGCGACGACGAAACCCTTGAGCTATGCGCCACCGAAGGTCTGAAAGAAGAGGCCGTGCATGAAACGCGCATGCGTCTGGGCGAGGGGCTTGTCGGCCGCGTGGCCAAGCAACGGCAAGTGATTAATACGCCAGATGCGCCGCAGGCACCGGGTTTCCGGTTTATGCCAGAGACCGGCGAAGAAATGTACTCGAGCTTTCTGGGCGTTCCAATTCAGCGCATCGGCGAGAGCCTTGGTGTGTTGGTCGTCCAATCCAAGAGCCAGCGGGCCTATTCAGCTGATGAGGTCTACGCACTGGAAGTTGTCGCCATGGTGCTGGCCGAGATGACCGAATTGGGTGCCTTTGTGGGTGAAGGTGCAGCGATGTCGGCGCGACACTCCCAGCCTGTGCTTTTGCGCGGGACGGTTGGTCAAGAAGGCGTTGCCGAAGGACATGTCTGGTTGCATGAGCCACGCGTGGTTGTCTCAAACCCCATCGCGGATGATCCCGCGCGCGAGGAGGAGCGGCTTGTCGAAGCTGTCGACGAATTGCGTGTGAGCGTGGACCAGATGTTGACCATGACCGTGGGCAACAAAGACCAGCAGCAGGTGCTTGAGACTTACCGGATGTTTGCCAACTCCAAAGGCTGGATGCGGCGGATGATTGAAGACATTGCAAGCGGTCTGTCTGCCGAAGCGGCGGTTGAGAAAGAGCAATCCCTTGCCCGCGCCCGGATGAGCCAGTCCAACGATGCCTATCTGCGCGAACGTCTGAGCGATCTGGACGATCTGTCAAACCGCCTTTTGCGCATTCTGACGGGGCAGGGGTCGGACACCGGCGCAGAGATGCCGCGCGATCCTATTCTGGTGGCGCGTAACATAGGGCCTGCGGAACTTCTGGAATATGGCCGCCAGCTTAAGGGGATCGTGCTTGAAAACGGCTCTGTCGGGTCACACGCGGCAATCGTGGCGCGGGCGCTGGCAATACCGCTTGTGGTACATGCCGGGCGGATCACAAACGATGCGCTCAACGGCGATCACATCCTCGTGGATGGCGAGCAGGGCATCGTGCACCTTCGTCCGGACGATTCCGTGGCGACGGCGTTCCGCGACAAAATCGCGATGCAGGCGGCCGCGCAGGAACGGTACTCCTCACTGAGAGATCAGCCAGCACAGGCGAAATGTGGAAATATCATTTCCTTGCATATGAACGCTGGCCTGATGGCAGATTTGCCGTCGTTACAGGGATCGGGTGCTGAGGGCGTCGGCCTGTTCCGTACCGAATTACAGTTTCTGGTGCGCAACAAAATGCCGCGCCGGTCCGAATTGTCGGCGCTTTATACGCGGGTGTTGGATGCCGCTGGTGACAAGCCGGTCGTGTTCCGGACGCTTGATATCGGTTCGGACAAGGTACTGCCCTACATGAAGCCGAACGATGAGCCGAACCCGGCGCTGGGCTGGCGGGCGATCCGTGTTGGTTTGGATAAACCCGGCGTGATGCGTATGCAGCTTCAGGCGCTGATCCGTGCCGCGAACGGCAGGCCGCTCACGGTCATGTTCCCTTTCGTCGCACAACTCGAAGAATTCCGCGCCGCCCGCAAAGAGGTGGACAAAGCAATGGCCCGCGAAGAGCGGCTGGGCCATGTCCTGCCATCAAAATTGACTGTAGGTGCGATGCTTGAGACGCCAAGCCTTGCCTTCGCACCGAGGCAGTTCTTTGAAGAGGTCGAGTTTCTGTCGGTTGGCGGTAATGATCTGAAGCAGTTCTTCTTTGCGGCAGATCGCGAAAACGAGCGGGTCCGGCGTCGCTATGACACGTTGAATGTCAGCTTCCTGACGTTCCTTGAAGGGATCGTCGCACGCTGCAACGAGACCAACACAGCGCTCTCTTTCTGTGGAGAGGACGCGGGCCGCCCCGTTGAGGCGTTGTGCTTTGCGGCCATCGGGTTCCGCAGCCTTTCAATGCGACCAGCGTCAATCGGGCCTGTCAAAAGCTTGCTGCGCCGTTGCAACCTAGAGGATGTGCGCACGGTTATCGAAACCGCAAAGGCGCAAGGCGAGATGTCGGTGCGGGCCGCTGTGATGGATTACGTGCGGGCGCAGCACCACGCCTGA
- a CDS encoding caspase family protein — translation MSIVTMFLRRFALFVGLTFFGLTAAVSAQEDGAPRIALIVGNGNYGTVTPLDNPGPDAELMASTLEVQGFAVTLLLDASQVTLNRAIAQFGRDLRDGGSDATGLFYYAGHAVQSFGSNFLLPTDASLTNAADLSLVAVPAQAVLRQMFSAKNKTNIVILDACRNNPFEAIPDLNDNGLAEMKSPTGTFLSYSTAPGAVALDGLEGNSPFTKALAREIPTPGLPIEQVFKNVRVEVIEKTNGQQTPWDTSSLTGNFTFTAGEVVSEAEQAELRLWESVKDSTDPVPVVLFMRGYPDSAYIPEARALLSRLMGTATVAATPEAPAEPVAEAAPEPAAVEDTTADQQRLISVAQNSGAEADYRAYMDAYPDGIFSEFAAFELKIIAEKAQRADAGTDAGATVVAALPEASRAAPAPMGTELTFVMPFTSGDDAILGKSIEELVTLSPLFAPIEGIPEELWKDQTCSNCHQWTKEALCTQGTTYVKAGNDEAVSKNHPYGGGFKMNLRAWADGGCK, via the coding sequence ATGTCGATCGTAACGATGTTTCTTCGCCGTTTCGCCCTGTTCGTCGGATTGACCTTTTTCGGTCTGACCGCTGCCGTATCCGCGCAGGAGGACGGTGCGCCGCGCATTGCCTTGATCGTAGGCAACGGGAACTACGGGACTGTGACGCCGCTGGACAATCCCGGCCCAGATGCAGAACTGATGGCATCAACCCTCGAAGTGCAGGGTTTTGCTGTGACGTTGTTGCTGGACGCAAGTCAGGTGACACTGAATCGTGCGATTGCGCAGTTCGGGCGGGACTTGCGCGATGGTGGATCAGACGCGACCGGGCTTTTCTATTATGCGGGCCACGCGGTGCAGTCCTTCGGTTCCAACTTTTTGCTGCCGACTGATGCCAGCCTGACCAATGCCGCTGACCTTAGTCTTGTGGCTGTGCCTGCACAGGCCGTACTGCGGCAGATGTTCTCGGCCAAGAACAAGACCAACATCGTTATCCTCGATGCCTGCCGCAACAACCCGTTCGAGGCTATTCCTGACCTTAATGACAATGGTCTTGCAGAGATGAAGTCGCCCACAGGGACTTTCCTGTCGTACTCTACCGCTCCCGGTGCTGTGGCGCTGGACGGGCTTGAGGGGAACAGCCCCTTTACCAAAGCACTTGCCCGCGAAATTCCGACACCTGGTTTGCCCATTGAACAGGTGTTCAAAAATGTCCGTGTTGAAGTAATTGAAAAAACAAACGGCCAGCAGACACCGTGGGACACCTCATCGCTCACGGGCAATTTCACGTTCACGGCTGGTGAAGTCGTAAGTGAAGCGGAACAGGCCGAGCTACGGCTTTGGGAATCGGTGAAAGACAGCACAGATCCGGTGCCTGTCGTTCTTTTCATGCGGGGCTATCCTGACAGTGCCTACATTCCAGAGGCACGCGCACTGTTGTCACGCTTGATGGGCACCGCGACAGTGGCGGCCACACCTGAGGCCCCCGCAGAGCCGGTGGCAGAAGCCGCACCGGAACCTGCGGCGGTTGAAGATACCACAGCCGACCAACAGCGTTTGATCTCTGTTGCTCAAAACTCCGGCGCTGAGGCAGATTACCGCGCGTATATGGACGCCTATCCGGACGGCATATTCTCGGAGTTTGCGGCGTTCGAGCTAAAGATCATTGCCGAAAAGGCTCAACGTGCTGACGCAGGAACAGACGCGGGCGCAACGGTTGTTGCGGCCCTTCCAGAAGCATCCCGCGCGGCACCAGCCCCCATGGGAACCGAATTGACGTTCGTGATGCCATTCACCAGTGGTGATGATGCAATCTTGGGCAAAAGCATCGAAGAACTGGTCACGCTCTCTCCGCTGTTCGCACCAATTGAGGGCATTCCAGAAGAGCTGTGGAAAGATCAGACCTGTTCGAACTGCCACCAGTGGACCAAGGAGGCGCTTTGCACCCAAGGCACCACCTATGTGAAGGCTGGCAATGACGAAGCGGTTTCCAAAAACCACCCCTACGGCGGCGGTTTCAAGATGAACCTGCGTGCATGGGCGGATGGCGGCTGCAAGTAG
- a CDS encoding OmpA family protein, with the protein MYFSILRHQFTILAVAALMVLAGLTPTANAQQNPFSGGWTLQPEMSNLNFQSVKKQTVVESSSFATLEGAIAENGATEVSVLLDSVDTKIDLRNVRMRFLFFETFKFPTAKITTQLDASVLNDLATVRRKTVPVSYTMDLHGVSQTYEAEVAVTLLTEDLVSVASTTPISVSVDDFDLMEGLGKLQEAANVTIIPSATVSFDFLFARNTTTAAAAPAQTATADPASVALEAEGDFDRDACKGRFEILSRTGNIYFASGSSRHDSKSEPLLNSLAGIIARCPNMVIEVGGHTDSVGSNATNQRLSDARANSVRRYLISRDVSPDVLVSKGYGETTPLKTNDTAEGRWANRRIEFKVLSN; encoded by the coding sequence ATGTATTTTAGCATTTTGCGCCACCAATTTACAATTTTGGCCGTCGCCGCACTGATGGTGCTGGCAGGCCTTACCCCTACAGCCAACGCCCAGCAGAACCCCTTTAGCGGCGGCTGGACATTGCAGCCCGAGATGTCGAACCTCAACTTTCAGTCTGTGAAAAAACAGACAGTCGTTGAATCCAGCAGTTTCGCAACCCTTGAGGGGGCCATCGCCGAAAACGGAGCCACCGAGGTCAGCGTTTTGCTGGATTCGGTCGATACCAAGATCGATTTGCGGAACGTACGGATGCGTTTCCTGTTTTTTGAGACGTTCAAATTCCCCACAGCCAAGATCACCACTCAGTTGGATGCGTCAGTGCTGAATGACCTGGCTACCGTCCGCCGCAAGACTGTACCGGTCAGCTACACGATGGACCTGCACGGCGTGTCCCAAACCTATGAAGCGGAAGTGGCGGTTACGCTCTTGACCGAAGACCTGGTGTCAGTGGCCAGCACCACGCCTATCTCAGTAAGCGTTGATGATTTTGATCTTATGGAAGGTCTTGGAAAATTGCAGGAAGCAGCGAATGTGACGATCATTCCGTCTGCGACAGTGTCATTTGATTTCCTTTTCGCCCGCAACACCACCACAGCGGCTGCTGCTCCGGCACAGACCGCGACCGCTGACCCCGCTTCTGTCGCCCTTGAAGCGGAAGGCGATTTTGACCGTGATGCCTGCAAGGGCCGCTTTGAAATTCTCTCGCGCACCGGCAACATCTACTTTGCCTCCGGCAGCTCACGCCATGACAGCAAAAGCGAGCCGCTGCTCAATTCACTGGCCGGTATCATCGCGCGATGCCCGAATATGGTGATCGAAGTAGGTGGTCATACCGATTCAGTCGGAAGTAACGCGACCAACCAACGTTTGTCGGATGCACGCGCAAACTCTGTGCGTCGCTATCTGATTTCGCGCGATGTGTCGCCGGACGTGTTGGTCAGCAAGGGCTATGGTGAAACCACTCCTCTAAAAACAAATGATACGGCTGAAGGGCGCTGGGCGAACCGCCGCATCGAATTCAAGGTACTAAGCAACTGA
- the ispD gene encoding 2-C-methyl-D-erythritol 4-phosphate cytidylyltransferase has product MYKSDCTVLIVAAGRGRRFGDPLPKQYLPIAGTCSLRRCLDTFLGVAEIDRVQVVIHPDDAKLYAEAVAGLTDARLMPSVAGGDTRAASVVNGLQALQLHNPDKVLVHDAARPFISPKVIGGVLTELDTCDAAFAAVQVVDALWKAEGSLVSAPVSRDNLWRAQTPQGFRFDALLRAHLAYDGDAADDVEIARSQGISVKIVQGDTANFKVTTPDDLARAENFVRAQQP; this is encoded by the coding sequence TTGTATAAGAGCGACTGCACCGTTCTGATCGTCGCGGCAGGGCGCGGTCGTCGCTTTGGCGATCCATTGCCGAAGCAGTACCTGCCTATCGCGGGCACCTGCTCCCTGCGGCGCTGTCTTGATACCTTTCTAGGCGTTGCAGAAATAGACCGCGTTCAGGTCGTGATCCACCCCGACGACGCAAAGCTTTATGCCGAAGCGGTTGCAGGGCTGACAGATGCGCGGTTGATGCCGTCTGTGGCAGGTGGCGACACACGCGCCGCGTCCGTCGTGAACGGATTGCAAGCCTTGCAGCTGCACAATCCTGACAAGGTTCTGGTGCATGATGCGGCACGGCCTTTTATTTCGCCGAAGGTTATCGGTGGCGTTTTGACAGAGCTGGATACATGCGACGCAGCCTTTGCGGCGGTTCAGGTTGTCGATGCGCTTTGGAAGGCCGAAGGGAGTCTAGTCTCTGCGCCCGTGTCCCGCGATAACCTCTGGCGGGCACAGACACCGCAGGGGTTCCGGTTTGATGCGCTTTTGCGGGCTCATCTGGCCTATGATGGCGATGCTGCCGATGATGTCGAGATCGCCCGTTCGCAAGGGATTTCTGTGAAGATCGTGCAGGGCGATACCGCCAATTTTAAGGTAACGACACCGGATGATCTGGCGCGCGCAGAGAATTTTGTTCGCGCTCAACAACCCTGA
- a CDS encoding indolepyruvate oxidoreductase subunit beta family protein yields MNMVLQQKTPDARVGQIIKLAVMAVGGQGGGVLTGWIEGLARAQGWTCQATSVAGVAQRTGATIYYVEMAPMSEQQPVFALAPAGGDVDVLIAAEMMEVGRAVIRGFVTPDRTTLIGSTHRALAVSEKMVPGDGIADADEVRAAAELAAQQLILADMEQLAVGQGSVISSSLFGALAGSGSLPFPREAFEEAIRAGGKGVEPSLKAFAAGFDAAQNGVQAPEKPLAKPAASLTGPATELGKWQALCNRVSGMPTPVQEMALAGLTKIVDFQDCAYGETYLNRLDHVVTLDSANTEWQLSATAAKYIANAMAYDDIIRVADLKTRRPRLSRIKTEMGAKDANLVELTEFFHPRAEEVASLMPAKMGAAWEANPRRMALLARLFNKGRRLRTHTLRSFLMLHFLGGLKNYRLKTRRHEVEVGHLEAWLKSSLDLVSTDYALAVEMLKNRRLVKGYSDTHARGLTKFATVMGAADLLRGRDDAAEWMNRLREAALQDPKGEALDGALKTVRSFV; encoded by the coding sequence ATGAACATGGTGCTGCAGCAAAAAACGCCCGATGCGCGTGTTGGCCAGATCATCAAGCTGGCAGTAATGGCGGTTGGCGGTCAGGGCGGTGGCGTTCTGACGGGCTGGATCGAAGGATTGGCGCGGGCGCAAGGGTGGACCTGTCAGGCAACCAGCGTGGCAGGCGTGGCTCAGCGTACAGGTGCCACGATCTACTACGTTGAGATGGCACCGATGTCGGAACAGCAACCGGTATTTGCCCTCGCTCCTGCGGGTGGTGACGTGGATGTGCTGATAGCCGCTGAAATGATGGAAGTGGGCCGTGCGGTAATCCGTGGATTCGTGACGCCCGACCGCACAACCTTGATAGGCTCGACCCACCGCGCCTTGGCTGTCTCCGAAAAAATGGTGCCCGGTGACGGCATAGCTGACGCCGACGAGGTGCGTGCCGCTGCCGAACTTGCAGCGCAGCAATTGATTTTGGCCGATATGGAACAGCTGGCTGTTGGACAGGGATCTGTAATCTCGTCGAGCCTTTTCGGTGCCTTGGCTGGCTCCGGCAGCCTGCCCTTCCCGCGCGAAGCCTTCGAGGAGGCGATACGGGCCGGAGGAAAAGGTGTTGAGCCTTCGCTCAAGGCGTTCGCCGCCGGTTTTGATGCAGCGCAAAACGGCGTTCAGGCACCTGAAAAGCCATTGGCAAAACCTGCTGCAAGCCTGACAGGACCAGCGACTGAACTGGGCAAATGGCAGGCCCTTTGCAATCGGGTGTCCGGTATGCCCACCCCCGTACAGGAAATGGCGCTCGCGGGTCTGACCAAGATTGTCGACTTTCAGGATTGCGCCTACGGCGAAACCTATTTGAACAGGCTGGACCATGTCGTGACCCTCGACAGTGCGAATACCGAATGGCAGCTATCAGCGACTGCGGCAAAGTACATCGCCAATGCGATGGCTTATGACGATATCATCCGCGTTGCCGATCTGAAGACGCGCCGCCCACGCCTGTCCCGTATCAAGACCGAGATGGGGGCAAAAGACGCCAATCTCGTTGAGCTCACAGAGTTTTTTCACCCTCGCGCCGAAGAGGTTGCGAGCCTTATGCCCGCTAAAATGGGGGCGGCGTGGGAAGCCAATCCAAGACGGATGGCACTGCTTGCCCGACTGTTCAATAAGGGAAGACGTCTGCGGACGCACACACTGCGTTCTTTCCTGATGTTGCACTTTCTGGGTGGTCTGAAAAATTACCGGCTCAAGACGCGGCGACACGAGGTTGAAGTTGGACATCTTGAAGCATGGCTGAAATCGAGCCTTGATCTGGTGAGTACCGATTATGCACTGGCTGTCGAGATGCTTAAAAACCGGAGGCTGGTAAAAGGATACTCCGACACCCATGCACGTGGGCTGACGAAATTTGCCACTGTGATGGGCGCTGCCGATCTGCTGCGCGGGCGCGATGATGCCGCCGAGTGGATGAACCGGCTGCGTGAAGCGGCGCTGCAAGATCCCAAAGGCGAAGCCCTTGACGGCGCGTTGAAGACGGTTCGCAGTTTTGTATAA